The following are encoded in a window of Carya illinoinensis cultivar Pawnee chromosome 15, C.illinoinensisPawnee_v1, whole genome shotgun sequence genomic DNA:
- the LOC122295708 gene encoding WUSCHEL-related homeobox 4-like encodes MGSSMKVHQFARGFWPEHEPSLTLGCKRLRSLAPKLANTVDSTTTTAGVAAFDLKSFIKPESGPRSKFGSFEEKRDSPQVETHPGGTRWNPTQEQIGILEMLYKGGMRTPNAQQIEQITAQLGKYGKIEGKNVFYWFQNHKARERQKQKRSSLGLGHCPRTPVPITTITLETRGGFERDQEDSPYKRKCRSWTSESLDEEDQSKSCTDQEGDRTLELFPLHPEGR; translated from the exons ATGGGAAGCAGCATGAAGGTACATCAGTTCGCACGTGGATTCTGGCCGGAGCACGAACCCTCCCTCACGCTTGGTTGCAAGCGCTTACGCTCTCTTGCTCCCAAGCTGGCTAACACCGTCGACAGTACCACTACAACTGCCGGTGTTGCGGCTTTTGATCTCAAGAGCTTCATCAAGCCTGAAAGTGGCCCCAGATCAAAATTCGGTTCCTTTGAAGAGAAGCGAGATTCACCCCAG GTGGAAACCCACCCAGGAGGGACGCGGTGGAATCCAACGCAAGAACAGATAGGGATATTGGAGATGCTGTACAAGGGCGGCATGCGCACTCCTAATGCACAGCAAATAGAACAAATCACCGCGCAGCTTGGGAAGTACGGCAAGATCGAAGGGAAGAATGTGTTCTATTGGTTTCAAAATCACAAAGCCAGGGAGAGGCAGAAGCAGAAGCGCAGCAGTCTTGGTCTTGGCCATTGTCCGAGAACTCCTGTCCCCATCACCACTATCACTTTGGAGACCAGG GGGGGATTTGAAAGAGATCAGGAAGATAGTCCATACAAAAGAAAATGCAGAAGCTGGACATCTGAAAGCTTAGATGAAGAAGATCAAAGCAAGTCATGTACAGATCAGGAGGGAGATAGAACTCTGGAGCTCTTCCCATTACACCCGGAAGGCAGATGA